The Rahnella aquatilis CIP 78.65 = ATCC 33071 genomic sequence GAATAACATTGCAGGAAGCTTGAAGTCGAAGCAGCCTGAGCGGCGGCAATAATGGCTTCGCGTTGCTCGTCCGTTACCGGCTTATCGGTAAACGCACGGATAGAGCGGTGTGAGCGCAGAAGATCAATGGTCGGCGTCATTAAAAAATTCCTGAACGGGATGAAAAGATAAAAAAGGTTTCACCAATCATTCATGCTGTGAACACGGTTTGCAAGGCTTGCGGCATGAATTGATGCAACAATCTGTGGGGGCTAAAAATTGCTGCCGGTTCATTCAGATAGGCCAAAGGTATCGGACTGACAGGTAATTCCTGCTTTTTTTTATGGTTTGCAACAGGCATAGTAGCGACATCAAAAAGGTGATGTGGCTAACAAAAACAGACATTCCCCTTTCATTTATCTTGTTGGCATTAACAAAGGAGTCTCCATGTTTGCAGTAATTTTCGGACGTCCTGGCTGTCCTTATTGTGTACGCGCTAAAGAGTTGGCTGAAAAACTGACTGAAGAACGTGATGATTTCAACTTCCGCTACATTGATATTCACGCAGAAGGCATCACTAAAGCCGACCTGGAAAAAACCGTGGGTAAACCGGTTGAAACCGTTCCGCAAATTTTCCTCGATCAGAAACACATCGGCGGCTGCACTGATTTCGAAGCCTATGCCAAAGAACATCTGGCACTGTTCAGTAACTGAATCGAAAATACAAAGATATACACCCGGCAAAAAGGCGCTCACTGAGCGCCTTTTTTATGGCTTTACATTCCAGGTTTTAATTTTGCCTGAACTGCCGGTAAGCCATCACCAGCAGCTGAACCAGCATTGCACCCAAAACACACCAGAATATTGCACTGGTGGCATACGCGAGTTCCTGAATCAGCGGACGAACGCGCGGGTAAAAAATCATACGCAATAAGAAACACACAGGGACGGAAACCAGCCCTCCCACAAAGGATGAAAATATCGCCGAATCACGGGAAATCAGAGCGGTAATCACACCTGGCAGGAGAAATAATAACAGGCCATATTCTGGACCCGGCGCGACATTTCTAACAATCACCCAACCATTTTTTAATAAAATAAATATAACTAAGAAAATTATGCAACAAATTACAGGAGCCAATACGTTTCGCCAAAGGGCCATTTCTTCCTCCTTAAAGCTGGCGAGATTTCACAGGTTAACTGCAGCACAAATGCCTTCTTTATTACCTGTCAGAGCCTTCTGGCTCACTTCCCTGATGCGTCACGCACTCCTGCGAAACACAAAAAAAGCTTTCAGAACATTTATACGGGCTTTTCTCTGGCTGAACCGGCGTTCTATGACTAAAATGACGCCCGAAACCCACTTTTCCGCTCCACTGACCTCAGTGAAAGGCGGTGTTAGTTTGAGCAGGAATATTCCGTTTCTGAATTTATCCTTTACATTCTCCTATATCAAGAATTTGTTGGTAAACAATAAGTTATCCTTGTGAATATAAACGTCGCTAGTTTGTTAAACGGGAATTACATCCTGTTATTATTTGTGGTTTTGGCACTGGGTCTGTGCCTGGGGAAAATTCGCCTGGGTTCCGTTCAGCTCGGAAATTCTATTGGCGTATTAGTGGTTTCGCTGCTTTTGGGTCAGCAGCATTTCAGTATTAATACTGAAGCGCTCAACCTCGGCTTTATGCTGTTTATTTTCTGCGTAGGCGTCGAAGCCGGACCAAACTTTTTTTCCATTTTCTTCCGTGACGGCAAAAATTATTTCATGCTGGCACTGGTGATGGTCGGAAGCGCCATGTTGCTGGCACTCGGACTCGGACGTTTGTTCGGCTGGGACATCGGCCTCACCGCCGGGATGCTCGCCGGGTCGATGACCTCAACCCCGGTTCTGGTCGGTGCCGGAGACACGCTGCGTAATACCATGGGCGGCAACAAACTGCTCGGGCCTGAACTGGATAACCTGAGCCTCGGCTACGCCCTGACCTATCTCATCGGTCTGGTCAGCCTGATTTTCGGCGCACGTTATCTGCCGAAGCTGCAACATCAGGATTTGCCCACCAGTGCCCAGCAAATCGCGCGCGAGCGTGGCCTGGATACGGACAGTAAACGCAAAGTGTATCTGCCGGTGATCCGCGCCTATCGCGTGGGACAGGAGCTGGTGGCCTGGGCCGATGGCAAAAACCTGCGCGAACTGGGGATCTATCGCCAGACTGGCTGTTATATCGAGCGTATCCGCCGTAATGGCATTCTGGCGACACCGGATGGCGACGCGGTATTGCAGGTGGGCGATGAAATCTCACTGGTCGGTTATCCGGACGCACATTCACGCCTCGACCCGAGTTTCCGTAACGGCAAGGAAGTTTTCGACCGTGACCTGCTCGACATGCGTATCGTGACTGAAGAAGTGGTGGTCAAAAATAACCACGCGGTTGGCAAGCGTCTGAGTCAGCTGAACCTCACCGATCAGGGTTGTTTCCTTAACCGCGTGATCCGCAGCCAGATTGAAATGCCGATCGATGACAGCATCGTGCTGAATAAAGGCGATGTGTTGCAGGTCAGCGGCGACGCCAAACGCGTGAAAAGCGTGGCAGAACGCATCGGGTTTATCTCGGTTCACAGTCAGCTCACGGATTTGCTGGCCTTCTGCGCCTTCTTTATTGTTGGCCTGATGATCGGGCTTATCACCTTCCAGTTTAAAAACTTCAGCTTTGGCATCGGTAACGCCGCCGGGCTGCTGTTCGCCGGGATCATGCTCGGCTTCCTGCGAGCCAACCACCCTACTTTCGGTTATATCCCGCAGGGCGCACTGAACATGGTGAAAGAGTTTGGCCTGATGGTGTTTATGGCGGGTGTCGGTCTGAGCGCAGGCGCAGGTATCAATAACGGTCTTGGTGCGGTAGGCGGCCAGATGCTGCTGTCCGGCCTGATAGTCAGCCTGGTGCCGGTGGTGATTTGCTTTATCTTCGGGGCGTATGTTCTGCGCATGAACCGCGCGTTGCTGTTCGGAGCCATCATGGGCGCACGAACCTGCGCCCCGGCGATGGAAATCATCAGCGACACGGCACGCAGTAATATTCCGGCTCTCGGTTATGCAGGCACCTACGCCATTGCTAACGTATTACTGACACTGGCCGGTACGCTTATCGTCATCATCTGGCCCGGAGCATGACGTAACTCACTGAACTGTAATGTGGCAAAAAAAAATCAATATTTTTTTTAAATTTTTGCCACATCGCACGAACTTTTAACGTTAGCCAGAGTCTTAATTAGTGCCACTGCTTTTCTTTGAAGTCCCCAAATTTGGAGAGCCCGTCAATCCCGCCTCGTTAGGTTCAAGATTGCCGGGTTTTTTCTTTTCTGCTTTACAAAACAAACCTTTACCGATTATTTCTCATTCTCAATCACCCGCACCAGCGTGCCGTCGATATCGATCATTGCGCCCATT encodes the following:
- a CDS encoding GrxA family glutaredoxin, which codes for MFAVIFGRPGCPYCVRAKELAEKLTEERDDFNFRYIDIHAEGITKADLEKTVGKPVETVPQIFLDQKHIGGCTDFEAYAKEHLALFSN
- the ybjM gene encoding inner membrane protein YbjM; its protein translation is MALWRNVLAPVICCIIFLVIFILLKNGWVIVRNVAPGPEYGLLLFLLPGVITALISRDSAIFSSFVGGLVSVPVCFLLRMIFYPRVRPLIQELAYATSAIFWCVLGAMLVQLLVMAYRQFRQN
- a CDS encoding aspartate:alanine antiporter: MNINVASLLNGNYILLLFVVLALGLCLGKIRLGSVQLGNSIGVLVVSLLLGQQHFSINTEALNLGFMLFIFCVGVEAGPNFFSIFFRDGKNYFMLALVMVGSAMLLALGLGRLFGWDIGLTAGMLAGSMTSTPVLVGAGDTLRNTMGGNKLLGPELDNLSLGYALTYLIGLVSLIFGARYLPKLQHQDLPTSAQQIARERGLDTDSKRKVYLPVIRAYRVGQELVAWADGKNLRELGIYRQTGCYIERIRRNGILATPDGDAVLQVGDEISLVGYPDAHSRLDPSFRNGKEVFDRDLLDMRIVTEEVVVKNNHAVGKRLSQLNLTDQGCFLNRVIRSQIEMPIDDSIVLNKGDVLQVSGDAKRVKSVAERIGFISVHSQLTDLLAFCAFFIVGLMIGLITFQFKNFSFGIGNAAGLLFAGIMLGFLRANHPTFGYIPQGALNMVKEFGLMVFMAGVGLSAGAGINNGLGAVGGQMLLSGLIVSLVPVVICFIFGAYVLRMNRALLFGAIMGARTCAPAMEIISDTARSNIPALGYAGTYAIANVLLTLAGTLIVIIWPGA